A stretch of the Alnus glutinosa chromosome 6, dhAlnGlut1.1, whole genome shotgun sequence genome encodes the following:
- the LOC133870706 gene encoding uncharacterized protein LOC133870706, with protein sequence MRIWSWSRAMGLLLGFLASVSLFQVLVTLSVVSAERSDARFLLTSSATSGGKHSEDYCAMYDICGKRTDGKVLNCPFGYPAMKPDELLSSKIQSLCPTITGNVCCTEAQFDTLRTQVQQAIPFLVGCPACLRNFLNLFCELTCSPNQSVFINVTSVSKVNNNLTVDGIDFFITDGFGEGLYDSCKDVKFGTMNSRALEFIGAGAQNFKEWFAFIGRRAGLDVPGSPYAIRFHSDVTESSGMKPMNVSTYSCGDISLGCSCGDCPSSPVCSNTAPPASHKRGTCLVRIGSLKAKCIDFALAILYIILVSMFLGWGLFHRARERKPHPRTKHFLNVTNGGQLHSVNRQKDENLPMQMLEDAPQISKGIQLSVVQGYMSNFFRKYGTWVARNPTLVLCSSLAMVLLLCLGLIRFKVETRPEKLWVGPGSKAAEEKQFFDTHLAPFYRIEQLILATIPNAVDGKIPSIVTDDNIKLLFEIQKKVDGLRANYSGSMISLSDICMKPLDQDCATQSVLQYFKMGLDNYDDFGGVEHLKYCFEHYSSADKCMSAFKAPLDPSTALGGFPGNNYSEASAFMVTYPVNNAIDKEVNVTQRAVAWEKAFIQLVKDELLPMVQSKNLTLSFSSESSIEEELKRESTADAITILISYLVMFAYISLTLGDTPCLSSFYISSKVLLGLSGVMLVMFSVLGSVGFFSAIGVKSTLIIMEVIPFLVLAVGVDNMCILVHAVKRQPLELPLEGRISNALVEVGPSITLASLSEVLAFAVGSFIPMPACRVFSMFAALAVFLDFLLQVTAFVALIVFDFLRAEDKRVDCFPCIKVSSPRADSDKGISQRKPGLLVRYMKEIHAPILSLWGVKIVVISVFLGWALASIALCTRIEPGLEQKIVLPRDSYLQGYFNNVSEYLRIGPPLYFVAKNYNYSSESRHTNQLCSISQCDSDSLLNEIARASLIPESTYIAKPAASWLDDFLVWMSPEAFGCCRKFTNESYCPPDDQPPCCSSSEGICGLDGVCKDCTTCFRHSDLHNDRPSTVQFMEKLPWFLNALPSADCAKGGHGAYTSSVELNGYETGVIQASSFRTYHTPLNKQIDYVNSMRAARDFSSKVSDSLKIEIFPYSVFYMFFEQYLDIWRTALINLAIAIGAVFVVCLIITCSFWNSAIIFLVLAMIVVDLMGVMAILDIQLNAVSVVNLIMSVGIAVEFCVHMTHAFSVSSGDKEQRTKEALGTMGASVFSGITLTKLVGVIVLCFSRTEVFVVYYFQMYLALVLLGFLHGLVFLPVFLSMFGPPSRCVLVEQLENHPSPPSQL encoded by the exons ATGAGAATCTGGAGCTGGAGCAGGGCAATGGGCCTTCTTCTAGGGTTTCTCGCTTCGGTTTCGTTGTTCCag GTCTTAGTCACCTTATCTGTAGTGAGCGCAGAGAGGTCCGATGCGCGGTTTCTTTTGACGTCCAGTGCCACATCAGG GGGAAAGCATTCTGAAGACTATTGTGCGATGTATGACATTTGTGGAAAACGTACGGATGGAAAAGTTTTGAACTGTCCTTTCGGTTACCCTGCTATGAAG CCGGACGAGTTGCTTTCATCAAAGATCCAAAGTTTATGTCCAACAATTACTGGCAATGTTTGTTGTACAGAAGCTCAATTTGACACGTTAAGGACACAAGTCCAGCAA GCAATTCCTTTTCTTGTAGGTTGTCCAGCATGCTTGAGAAACTTTTTAAACCTGTTCTGTGAGCTTACCTGCTCTCCGAATCAGAGTGTATTTATCAATGTGACTTCTGTTTCCAAG GTTAATAACAATTTGACCGTGGATgggattgatttttttataaCTGATGGTTTTGGTGAAGGGTTATACGACTCTTGCAAAGATGTAAAGTTTGGTACCATGAATTCTCGAGCTTTAGAATTTATTGGTGCTGGTGCTCAAAACTTTAAAG AGTGGTTTGCTTTTATTGGAAGACGGGCAGGGTTAGATGTGCCGGGTTCACCATATGCCATTAGATTCCATTCAGATGTTACTGAGTCATCTGGAATGAAACCTATGAATGTTTCTACTTACTCATGTGGTGATATTTCATTGGGCTGTTCATGTGGTGATTGCCCTTCATCTCCAGTCTGCTCTAATACAGCTCCTCCTGCTTCACATAAAAGGGGAACTTGTTTGGTGAGAATTGGGTCTCTTAAG GCCAAATGTATTGACTTTGCTTTAGCAATCCTGTATATCATATTGGTTTCTATGTTTTTAGGATGGGGTTTATTTCATCGTGCAAGAGAAAGGAAGCCACATCCTAGAACAAAACATTTCTTGAATGTCACAAATGGTGGTCAACTCCATTCTGTTAACAGGCAAAAGGATGAGAACCTCCCCATGCAG ATGCTTGAAGATGCTCCACAAATTAGTAAGGGGATCCAACTTTCAGTTGTGCAAGGATACATGTCAAACTTTTTCAG GAAATATGGAACATGGGTTGCAAGAAATCCAACCTTAGTTTTGTGTTCGTCGTTGGCTATGGTTCTTTTACTTTGTTTGGGTCTAATCCGTTTCAAGGTGGAGACACGGCCTGAGAAG CTATGGGTAGGGCCTGGGAGTAAAGCTGCAGAGGAGAAACAATTTTTCGACACGCACCTAGCTCCCTTTTACAGAATTGAACAG CTCATATTAGCAACAATTCCAAATGCGGTGGATGGTAAAATACCAAGTATTGTGACAGATGACAACATTAAGTTACTGTTTGAAATACAAAAGAAG GTCGATGGACTTCGTGCAAATTATTCAGGATCAATGATAAGTCTCAGTGATATTTGTATGAAGCCACTGGACCAAGACTGTGCTACTCAAAGTGTTCTACAG TATTTTAAAATGGGTCTTGACAATTATGATGATTTTGGGGGAGTTGAACACCTGAAGTATTGTTTTGAG CATTATTCCTCTGCAGACAAATGTATGAGTGCATTTAAGGCTCCTCTAGATCCAAGCACTGCATTAGGAGGTTTCCCTGGGAACAATTATTCTGAG GCTTCTGCATTTATGGTAACTTATCCTGTAAACAATGCTATTGATAAAGAAGTTAATGTAACTCAAAGGGCAGTGGCTTGGGAGAAGGCTTTTATTCAGTTAGTGAAG GATGAATTGTTGCCAATGGTGCAATCTAAAAATTtgactctttctttttcatcgGAAAGCTCCATTGAGGAAGAATTGAAAAGAGAAAGTACTGCAGATGCCATTACTATATTG ATAAGTTATCTTGTGATGTTTGCTTACATTTCTCTTACTTTGGGCGATACTCCGTGTTTGTcttctttttacatttcatcCAAG GTATTGCTTGGTCTTTCTGGAGTAATGCTTGTCATGTTCTCTGTTCTTGGATCAGTTGGATTTTTTAGTGCTATTGGAGTAAAATCTACGCTGATCATTATGGAAGTCATTCCATTTCTTGTTCTAGCT GTTGGGGTAGATAATATGTGCATACTGGTACATGCTGTTAAGCGGCAACCATTAGAGTTGCCTTTAGAAGGACGGATAAGTAATGCTCTTGTGGAAGTTGGACCATCCATAACCCTAGCAAGTCTCTCGGAGGTTTTAGCTTTTGCAGTTGGAAGTTTTATTCCTATGCCAGCTTGCCGCGTGTTCTCCATGTTTGCAG CATTGGCCGTTTTTCTGGACTTCCTTCTGCAAGTTACTGCTTTTGTTGCTTTAATAGTTTTTGACTTTCTCCGAGCCGAGGACAAGAGGGTTGATTGCTTTCCTTGTATAAAAGTTTCTTCACCACGTGCAGACTCTGATAAAG GTATTAGTCAGAGAAAACCTGGACTGCTGGTTCGATATATGAAG GAAATCCACGCACCCATCCTCAGTCTTTGGGGAGTCAAAATAGTTGTCATTTCTGTCTTTCTTGGATGGGCATTGGCTAGCATT GCATTATGCACTAGGATTGAACCTGGTTTGGAACAAAAGATTGTTCTTCCCCGAGACTCCTATCTTCAG GGGTATTTTAATAATGTTTCAGAGTATCTCAGAATTGGACCACCCCTATACTTTGTTGCAAAGAACTATAACTATAG CTCAGAATCAAGACATACAAACCAGTTATGCTCCATCAGCCAATGTGATTCAGACTCCCTTTTAAATGAG ATTGCAAGAGCATCCTTAATACCAGAATCAACATACATCGCTAAGCCAGCTGCTTCATGGCTTGATGATTTTCTTGTGTGGATGTCTCCAGAGGCATTTGGGTGCTGTCGGAAGTTCACAAATGAGAGTTATTGCCCTCCTGATGATCAG CCACCTTGCTGCTCTTCAAGTGAAGGTATTTGTGGCCTGGATGGAGTATGCAAAGACTGTACCACG TGCTTCCGTCACTCAGATTTGCATAATGATCGTCCATCTACTGTGCAATTCATGGAGAAACTTCCATGGTTCCTGAATGCTCTACCCTCTGCTGATTGTGCTAAAGGTGGCCATGGGGCTTACACTAGTAGTGTGGAACTGAACG GATATGAGACTGGTGTTATCCAAGCATCGTCATTCCGTACGTATCATACACCCCTCAACAAGCAG ATTGACTATGTTAATTCAATGAGGGCTGCTCGAGATTTCAGTTCAAAGGTTTCTGATTCTTTGAAG ATTGAGATCTTTCCGTATTCAgtgttttatatgttttttgaGCAATACCTTGACATATGGAGGACAGCACTAATCAACCTTGCTATAGCCATTG GTGCAgtgtttgttgtttgtttaattatcaCATGCAG TTTTTGGAATTCAGCAATTATTTTTCTGGTGTTGGCAATGATTGTCGTAGATCTCATG GGTGTGATGGCAATTCTGGATATCCAATTGAATGCTGTCTCCGTTGTTAACCTTATTATGTCAGTCGGCATTGCTGTTGAGTTTTGTGTGCATATGACACATGCTTTCTCG GTAAGCAGTGGAGATAAGGAACAACGCACAAAGGAGGCTCTGGGTACAATGGGGGCATCTGTCTTcag TGGAATCACGCTGACAAAGCTAGTTGGGGTGATTGTTCTTTGTTTCTCAAGGACAGAAGTTTTTGTG GTTTATTACTTCCAAATGTACCTTGCATTGGTCCTTCTTGGTTTCTTGCATGGACTTGTGTTCTTACCA